The Algoriphagus sanaruensis genome window below encodes:
- the rluF gene encoding 23S rRNA pseudouridine(2604) synthase RluF has protein sequence MAEENSIRINKYLSEVGFCSRRAADILLEQNRITINGKIPELGTKVFPRDEVRVDGKLVGKPKQNHVYIAFNKPVGIVSTTDTKGEKDNIIDYIGHKDRIFPIGRLDKESEGLILLTSEGDIVNKILRSKNNHEKEYVVTVDRPITEGFIQRMSSGIPILGTITNPCKVERLNRFKFKIILTQGLNRQIRRMCEYLGYNVKQLKRIRIMNIHLDLPVGKWRDLTEKELAVLNESIQDSSKTI, from the coding sequence ATGGCAGAAGAAAATTCAATTCGAATTAACAAATACTTGAGCGAAGTTGGGTTTTGCTCACGAAGAGCTGCTGACATACTTCTCGAACAAAATCGAATTACCATCAATGGAAAAATCCCAGAATTAGGAACAAAAGTATTTCCTAGGGATGAAGTTCGGGTAGATGGAAAACTAGTAGGAAAGCCCAAACAAAACCATGTTTACATTGCATTCAACAAGCCAGTTGGAATCGTATCCACTACCGATACTAAAGGAGAGAAGGATAACATTATTGATTATATCGGCCATAAAGACCGGATTTTCCCAATCGGGAGATTGGACAAAGAAAGTGAAGGTCTGATCCTTCTCACGAGTGAAGGGGATATTGTTAATAAAATTCTACGATCAAAAAACAACCACGAAAAAGAATATGTGGTTACAGTAGACCGGCCAATAACGGAAGGATTCATCCAAAGGATGAGCTCAGGTATCCCAATTCTTGGAACCATTACTAACCCTTGTAAGGTAGAGCGCTTAAACCGATTCAAATTTAAAATCATTTTGACACAAGGTTTAAATCGACAGATTAGGCGAATGTGTGAATATTTGGGCTACAATGTGAAGCAACTGAAACGAATTCGAATCATGAATATTCATCTCGACCTACCAGTCGGCAAATGGAGGGATTTGACAGAAAAGGAACTCGCAGTTTTAAATGAATCAATTCAAGATAGTAGCAAAACCATTTGA